In Hyla sarda isolate aHylSar1 chromosome 12, aHylSar1.hap1, whole genome shotgun sequence, a genomic segment contains:
- the LOC130296943 gene encoding uncharacterized protein LOC130296943 translates to MSLSSAHAPSQAQSLKYQRGLSENYRKEWDKVVVFHSPRKTSQNGPMPKLPRTDPCPDFLEQVHAQTDQCPDFPEWTHAQTSRNGPMPRLPRMDPCPDFPERTHAQTSQNGPMHRLPRTDPCTDFPEWTHAQTSQNGPMARLPRINPFPDFPERTHAQTSQNGPMPRLPRMDPCPDFPEWTHDQTSQNGPCPDFPERTHAQTSQNGPMPRLPRTDPCLDYPERTHAQTTQNGPIPKLPRTDPCPDFPERTHAQTFQNVPCPDFPERTHAQTSQNGPMPRRTHAQTTQNGPMPKLPRTDPCPDFPERTHAQSSQNGPMPRLPRTDPCPDFPERTLPRLPRTDSCPDFPERTLPRLPRTDSCPDYPERTHAQTSQNRPCPDFPEQTHAQTSQNRPMHRLPRMDPCTDFPEWTHAQTDSCPDP, encoded by the exons atgtcactaagctccgcccatgctccaagtcaggccCAGAGCTTAAAATACCAAAGAGGATTGTCAGAGAACTACAGGaaggaatgggacaag GTTGTAGTCTTTCACAGCCCCCGGAAGACTTCCCAGAACGGACCCATGCCCAAACTACCCAGAACGGACCCATGCCCAGACTTCCTAGAACAGGTACATGCCCAGACAGACCAATGCCCAGACTTCCCAGAATGGACCCATGCCCAGACTTCCCGGAATGGACCCATGCCCAGACTTCCCAGAATGGACCCATGCCCAGACTTCCCAGAACGGACCCATGCCCAGACTTCCCAGAACGGACCCATGCACAGACTTCCCAGAACGGACCCATGCACAGACTTCCCAGAATGGACCCATGCACAGACTTCCCAGAACGGACCTATGGCTAGACTTCCCAGAATAAACCCATTCCCAGACTTCCCAGAACGGACCCATGCACAGACTTCCCAGAACGGACCCATGCCCAGACTTCCCAGAATGGACCCATGCCCAGACTTCCCAGAATGGACCCATGACCAGACTTCCCAGAACGGACCCTGCCCAGACTTCCCAGAACGGACCCATGCACAGACTTCCCAGAACGGACCCATGCCCAGACTTCCCAGAACAGACCCATGCCTAGACTACCCAGAAAGGACTCATGCCCAGACTACTCAGAACGGACCCATACCCAAACTTCCCAGAACGGACCCATGCCCAGACTTCCCAGAACGGACCCATGCCCAGACTTTCCAGAACGTACCCTGCCCAGACTTCCCAGAACGGACCCATGCACAGACTTCCCAGAACGGACCCATGCCCAGACGGACTCATGCCCAGACTACCCAGAACGGACCCATGCCCAAACTTCCCAGAACGGACCCATGCCCAGACTTCCCAGAACGGACCCATGCCCAGTCTTCCCAGAACGGACCCATGCCCAGACTACCCAGAACGGACCCATGCCCAGACTTCCCAGAACGGACCCTGCCCAGACTACCCAGAACGGACTCATGCCCAGACTTCCCAGAACGGACCCTGCCCAGACTACCCAGAACGGACTCATGCCCAGACTACCCAGAACGGACCCATGCCCAGACTTCCCAGAACAGACCCTGCCCAGACTTCCCAGAACAGACCCATGCACAGACTTCCCAGAACAGACCCATGCACAGACTTCCCAGAATGGACCCATGCACAGACTTCCCAGAATGGACCCATGCCCAGACGGACTCATGCCCAGACCCATAA